TTTCAAATTCTCTTCTGAAAAAGTCTGCAACGTCATGCTTTACGCCCATGGCGGCAAAAACGATGGCAAACTTTTCATCGTTTCCCTCCCCCAAAGATGCTTGCCGTACAATCTGAGCCGCAAGCTGGTCGTGAGGAAGACCGTTTCCTGAAAATATGGGAAGCTTCTGGCCTCTGATTAATGTAGCAAGTCCATCTATGGAAGAAACCCCTGTTTGAATGAAGTTTCTCGGGTATACTCTGGATACGGGATTAATAGGCTTACCGTTTACATCGGCATATTTTTCGGGATATATTTCCCCAAGGCCGTCTATAGGCCTTCCAGCGCCGTCAAATATTCTTCCAAGGATTTCTTCAGAAAGTCTTATTTCCATAGGCTTACCTGTAAATACGGCAGATGTATTTGAAAGAGAAAAATCGTCCGTTCCTTCAAAAACCTGAACCACGGCCTTATTACCGTCGATTTCAAGAACACGGCCTGTTTTCTGCTTTCCGCCTATTTTAAATTTAACTAATTCTTCATATCCTATGCCCTCTATATTTTCCAGAACAACAAAGGAGCCGTTAATTTCCGATAAACCCAAATATTCTATTTGCATTTAAGCTCCCCCTTAGTAATTTTTATAAACATGGTCATAAAATTCGTCTATTTCTTTAAAATACCCGTCAAGCTTCTCCGGTTCGTCGTTTCCTACATTATATTTTATGGAAATAACTTTTTCAAATATAGGCTCCTTAATTAAAACGCTCATAGGGATGTTCATATCAATCAAAAGCTTTGACTTCTTATAAAGATAAAGGATAATTTCCATCATTTTCATCTGCTTTTGGAATGGAACATAAGTATCAAAAACATGATAGGCATTCTGCTGAACAAATCCGAGCCTTACAACCTTGGCAATTTCCAAAACAAGCTTCTGACTGTCTGGAAGAACGTCGGAGCCGATTAATTTAACGATTTCCATAAGCTCTGATTCTTCGTTCAGAAGCTTTATGATTTCTTTTCTATGGTCTATAAAATATTCGCTTACGTTTTCTTCATACCATGGGGTTAAGTCTGTTAAATATTCACTGTAAGATGTAAGCCACTGGATTGCCGGAAAATGTCTTGCATAAGCGAGGCTTTTATCCAAAGTCCAAAAAGTTCTTACAAAACGCTTTGTGTTTTGAGTAACGGGCTCGGAAAAATCGCCGCCCTGAGGTGATACGGCGCCGATAATGCTTACGGAACCTGAGGTTTCATTTAAATTTTCAAAGCTTCCGGCCCTTTCATAAAAACCTGCAAGTCTTGAAGCAAGATACGCAGGGAAACCTTCTTCCGCCGGCATTTCTTCAAGACGGCCCGAAAGCTCTCTTAAAGCTTCTGCCCAACGGCTTGTAGAGTCCGCCATAATAGCAACGTCATATCCCATATCCCTATAGTATTCCGCAATGGTGATACCTGTATAAATACTTGCTTCACGGGCGGCAACAGGCATATTTGACGTATTTGCAATTAAAACGGTTCTGTCCATAAGAGGGTTGCCGCTTTTCGGGTCTTTAAGGCCTGAAAAGTCCTCAAGAACCTGTGTCATTTCATTTCCGCGCTCGCCGCAGCCGATATAAACGATAATGTCGGCATCGCTCCATTTTGCAAGCTGATGCTGAGTCATGGTTTTTCCCGTTCCGAATCCTCCGGGAATAGCGGCAGTTCCGCCTTTAGCAATAGGGAAAAGAGTATCGATTACCCTTTGACCTGTAATCAAGGGCCTTGAAACCTGAAGCCTTCTGTTTACGGGCCTTGGTATTCTTATGGGCCATCTTTGGGTCATAGTAATTTCTCTTTTATTGCCGTTTACATCTTCCAATACTATAAGAGGCGTATTGATTGTATATTCTCCGTCAGGCACAACGGCTATAGCCTTGCCTGAAACATCGGGAGGAATCATAATTTTATTGGTAATAAGGCTTGTTTCTTTGACCTCTGCAATAATATCTCCGGGCTTTAAAATATCTCCTGATTTTACGAGTATCTTTGTATCCCAAAGCTTCTCCGTGTCAAGGCTTTCAACATCTACGCCCCTTGATATGAAAGAACCTGATTTTTCTTCCAGAACTTTTAAAGGGCGCTCTATTCCGTCAAAAATATTACTTATAATTCCCGGGGCAAGGGTTACGGAAAGAGGCTCTCCTGAGCTTAATACTTCCTCTCCGCCTTTTAACCCCGTAGTTTGTTCAAACACCTGTATTATGGTCCTATCTTTATCTATACGGATAACTTCTCCAATAAGCCTTTCTTCGCCCACCATAACAGTTTCTCCCATTACAAAGCCTGTATAATCCTTAACCGTTATTATGGATGAATTAACGCCGTATATAGTTCCTGATTTTACCATCGTTAAACCCTCCTTATACTTCTGATGTATAGTGAATTAACTTAAAATCAAATAAAAGTTATTCCACAAATAATTCTTTAAGGTTCGATGCTTGTAAATGGGTTAAACTTTTCTTTTTCTGCATTAAGCTTAGTTAAAAAACTGTTATCTATGACAATGTTTTTCCTGTTTGAATAAGCTTTAAATCCGCCTATGAAGTTTTCTTCCGATTCTTTGTAGGATAAATTAGCGTTAAGCTTTGCATTGATCTCGGGAGCAAGCTTCATATCTTCTTTAATTAAATAAATGATACTATCAGGGTCCGTATCCATTACGCTTTTTATATTTTCAGCCAAATAAGAGATGTATTCAGGAGTGCTGCGATATTGATAAAGCTCGGTTTGTACTCTTGAAAATACGCTTTCAATAATATCCCGTCTTTTTGCCATAAGCTTTTTCTTAGATTCGCTTTCATAAACTATTAATTCTTTGTTTTCCTGCATCTCAACCTTATAGGCTTCGGCTTTTGTTTTCTTATCCCATACGGCTTTTGCTTCGTTAACCTTTTCTCTATAGCCTATTTTAATCTTTTCTTCTATCTCTTTTAATATCTTTATGCGCTGTTCTTCCGCTTCCTTCTCAACAATTTTTCCGAAAGCTTCTATCTTTTCCTTTACATTCATACCTATCACCTATTTTATAGTTTAACACCTATGGCTTTTCTTATATATTCAGAAATAAAATCAGCATTTCTTCCCGTTCCGTGCCTATCGGGAATAATAACTACTAAGGGGAGCTTCCGCGTAAGCTTAATTTCGTCAATCATATCAGGAAACTGGCCTGCAAGCTTCTCATTAATAAGCAAGATACCGATATCCTTCTGATTCATGACTTTATTTATCTCTTCTTTAAGCCCCTCTTTTTCATGTACGACAACGCCGTCTACGCCTACAAGCCGCATGCCTGTTCTCGTATCAACATTATCGCTGATTAAAAACATTCTCATTTATTATCACACCCTGCCAAGGATAGTAAAGGAAATCAAAAGACCATAAATAGCGATACCTTCTGCCAAAGCAACGAATATAAGAGCCTTACCCATGATTTTCTCATTTTCGGATAACGCACCTAAAGCGGCGGCGGCGGCCTGACCTGTTGCAATACCTGTGCCTATGGTACAAAGGCCTGTAACCAAAGCCGCAGCTAAATATGCCATTCCCTGAACGCTTGATGCTGCTGTAGCTGTAGTTTCAGCTGCAAGTGCGCTTGTTGAAAACATATATACAGTAGAAAAAACAAGTATACCGAAGAAAGAAATTACATTTGTTAAAAGAGACATTTTAAAATTAGATTGTTCTCTTTTTCCTATAAAATAAGCTCCGAAAGGAATTGTTATGCTTAAAATCAAAAGTACAAATAAAATTTTAACAACCATACTATTCTCTCCTTATTAATCAATGTGTATTATCAGTAGTTTCCGAAGATGGGAAAACCAATGGATATTTTGTCAGCAAACGTCAATTTGAAAAAAACTGAAATAGTATGCCTCTTTCCTGCAGCACTCAGGTTCAAAGGCAGAACTAAGGTTTTGGCGCAGAACATCAAAACAGCACGGTATACTTTAAGGATTGGAACCAGAAAAAAACCGGTCTGGATTAAAATATTGTAAACAGTAACTTTAATCTTATGGTATTTTACAAAGCAAAAACTCTTTTTTCGACGATAAAGTCACGTTCTTACGACAAAACAGACTGGAGTTTGGCATTTTCAGAAACACCCTAAATATTATTTTTTGAAGTTGCTTTAAATTCTCTTCCGCCGCCTTCATAATATCTGCTGAAAAGTTCATAGAATTCAATTCTTAATACCTGAATTCCAACAACAAGGCCTTCCATACCCATAACCAGGATATTGCCTAAAATCATTACAAAAAGGTTATAATTCCCAGCGCCATTTTCAGCCATTAAAAGCACTACGCTCATCATTCCCGCATGGCTTAAAGCGAAGGCCCCTACCCTTACAAAAGAAACTGTATTTGTAAAATAAGTAAGGAGAACCTCAAAAAGCTCAATTACCGTTTCAAGAAGGAACATAGGCCCACTGCCGTGGGCAGACTCCCTTTTTTTCTTTTTAAGAAAATCTCCGATAGGCTCTCTAAAGGCGATAAGTATCAGGGGTATTACTATAAATAATACAATAAGCCATGTAGCTATTGTTGTTGCCCCTCTTACAAAGGAAATTACAATTCCGATAACTGCGCCGTAAAAAATCAGCCCTGTAAGGCCATTTGGCCCTAAAAGAAGCCTCGGCAGGTCTTTTTCTTTTATAGCATTAATCATATTAAATATCATAGCTATAAAAATAAGTCCAACGCCCAAGCCAACAGCTATTACGAGTATGTCCATCATATTTTCAAAAGGCCGCATCCATAGCGCAGGAATCAGATGTTCTATTCCGAATACGCTTCCGTACATAAGGCCGAAAAACATAGAGCTTAGACCGATAAGCCCCATAATTGCCCCAAGTTCAAGTTTTTTGCTCTTATAAAGGTAAAGGCCTAAAAGGCTTAATACTGCACCCTGCCCTAAATCGCCAAACATCATTCCAAAAAGGAAAAAATATGTTATTGCTACAAAAGGCGTAGGGTCCATTTCCGTATATTTAGGCACGCCATATGTTCTTACAAAAAATTCAAAGGGTTTAAACAAGCTGAAATTTGCAAGTTTTGTAGGGGGGATAGAGCGAACCGAGCCGGCCTCGTCTTCTATTATAAATATTACTTTCCTGTCATCATTTAAAACTTCTGATAATTTATTTGCCTGCTTTTCAGGCATCCATCCTACAAAAATATAAAAACCGTTGTGCATTTTAGCAGCGTATTTTCTTATTTCATAGTTTTGGAAAAGGTCTTTAATCGTACAATAAGCATCTATAATGTCCTGCTTATTAATACCCAGAGCAAAAATGGTCTCGCCCTGCTGCTTTGATATTTCCTCTTTTAGTTGCTTTATCTTTGCAGAAAGCATTTCATAAGCTCCATAGGGGGTAGCATTGATTTCCATATTCTCAATTTCAAAAGGAATATGAGTCCTCTCAAAATTAAGAGAAGATAAAAGCGTGTCTATTCTATCCTTAGAGGTAATAGGAACAAAATAAGCTCCGTAAATATGATTTTCTGTTCTTTTGCCCTCGACAAATAAAATATCCTTTTGGGAATATACATAGGATTCAAACTGTTTAAAATTTCCGATGGGCATTCTGCCAAATCTATATTTAATGAATCGAAAATCCCTTAGATTATTTATGTTGAAATCCATTTCCTTAAAAGGCTCAAGGTCCTCCTGAAGTATGGAAAGCTTTTCGGTTCTTTGTTCAAGCTCTTTAAGGCTTTCATCTCTTTTATCAAAAAACTCTGAGACCTTATTGAGAATTTCAAGCGCTGCTTCCTTTTCCATGCTTTTAGCAGCGTGATCTTTCTCCATGCCTATGATGTTTGCAAATTTCTCTGCCTTTTCCAAATACTTTGAATAGGGGTTTTGTTCATAACAAGGCTCAAGCCTTGAAGTATTTACAACTTCTTTTAAGGTATATTCCAATTGTATTTCATAATTGGAAATATAGTTTTCAATTACTCTGTCAATATCGTTCATGCCGCCCATAATGTTAACGTATTTCATTTTTTCTATCAACTTGCCCCACCTCCTCTGTTATATTATCCTATATCAAACTGAAGCAAGATGTAAATATTTCATTATTTCATCAGGACTTAAAGAATATCTAACTCCCTCTATTAAGGAGATAATATTCTCTGTTTCAATTTGCTTCCTGTGAAGAAAATCGGTTATTTGTGCAATAGAATTCTGCTGGGTCATATACCTTTCATAGGCCTTATACATAACGTTATTGTAGCATCTTGTTAAATCACTTTCATCTTTAAAGGCATATCCATAAGGCGTGTTCAAAATATAGTCATAAAGTATATTCATATTTGGCGCTTCTACAAGTTTTGATATGCTGTCGCCGGAAAGCCTGTAATGGATTGGTATGAGGTATTTGAAAATATCATTGGACTTAATTTGATAATATTTTTTAAGCCTGTATATCCATATGATATTTTGCATATCAATTTCTGTACCTGTGATATCGGTCATGATGCTTTTGTTTCTGCCTTTAAGATATTTGTTCTTATCCCTCCAAAGCCTGTTATAATAGTAAAAATCAAGGCTCATTTCCAAATCAAATATACTGATGCCCTCGGTGTAAATACCGTCCAGTATATCGTAAAATTCAGTGCCTTTAAGATTATCTATAAGCTCTCTTGCATTTTTACTTACAATAAGCTTTGTAACATCAAAATTCAAATCGAATTTCGATATATATTCCAATTCATCTTTTGAGTAAGTAATATTCCTTTCATCATAGAGACTGCAAAATATTAATTTAATAAGAAGCATTTCTTTTTTAAGAGCCAAAGTTTTCAAATAACGCTTAATATTAAAGTCAGGGATAAACCTGTAAATCTTATAATAATCATTAACAGGTATGATCAAAAGCTTCTGCTCGAATATATGGCGGCTATGATCAGCTTGGGCTAAAACCGAATCCATAAACTCCGTATATGCCATATTTTCTCTAAGCTTCATGCCTACGCTTTCGACACTTTTAAGGCTTGCCAGCTCATAATAATCAGAATAATCCAAAAGCCTGCCCTTCATAGCTTTTACTTTTGCATTTATACCGCTGTAATCCATAATGACACCGCCTAAAATCCCTAATCACAATTTAATATGCTTTTCGTAATATTCTTTACCCATGACTCTGCCCTGCTGCTATACAAAAGGTCATAATCATCAAGTTTTTTCTTAATATTTGTATCAATAATGTGTTTTCTTTCTTCAATTCTTTTTTGACTGCTTTTTGAAAGTTCGATGATCCGATCTTTTGCCAAGCTTTCTATCTCAAAAATTTTCGTCTGAGATTTTTCCTCAATAATATTGGGCAAAATCGATAAATCCTCCTCGGATTTTTTAATTATCTCCTTTGCCCTATCGTCTAAACTTATAAGCTGCATTATTATTTTCTCCATAAAACCGCCTCTCTTAGTAAATAGCTTTAGAAAGATTACTTTCCATACTAGAACTATTTACGATGTTTGTCAACAGCTCTAAAATATCGACAAATAATTCATCCGCATTCTATTTTTTGTTTCAAGTGCTCAATAATTTAAATTTAAATTTTAATTTTATGGTCTAAAATAATCTTACGAAAACTAATAATTCAGAATTTTATGCCAAAAGTATTATTTTCTTATTTTTAAAATACAAATCAAACAAATCCCGCTGTAAGAAACAATATAATTTTCGTCATTTTTACGGTAGTTCTAATGTTATTCTTCCAAGTTTTCCACCGCGATATTCATCCATAAGCACAATTGCCGTTCTGTTTAGGTCAATTTCGTTCCCTTTTAATTTAAAGCCCCTTGCTTGTCCTATTTTTTCA
This is a stretch of genomic DNA from Anaeropeptidivorans aminofermentans. It encodes these proteins:
- a CDS encoding V-type ATP synthase subunit A, with translation MVKSGTIYGVNSSIITVKDYTGFVMGETVMVGEERLIGEVIRIDKDRTIIQVFEQTTGLKGGEEVLSSGEPLSVTLAPGIISNIFDGIERPLKVLEEKSGSFISRGVDVESLDTEKLWDTKILVKSGDILKPGDIIAEVKETSLITNKIMIPPDVSGKAIAVVPDGEYTINTPLIVLEDVNGNKREITMTQRWPIRIPRPVNRRLQVSRPLITGQRVIDTLFPIAKGGTAAIPGGFGTGKTMTQHQLAKWSDADIIVYIGCGERGNEMTQVLEDFSGLKDPKSGNPLMDRTVLIANTSNMPVAAREASIYTGITIAEYYRDMGYDVAIMADSTSRWAEALRELSGRLEEMPAEEGFPAYLASRLAGFYERAGSFENLNETSGSVSIIGAVSPQGGDFSEPVTQNTKRFVRTFWTLDKSLAYARHFPAIQWLTSYSEYLTDLTPWYEENVSEYFIDHRKEIIKLLNEESELMEIVKLIGSDVLPDSQKLVLEIAKVVRLGFVQQNAYHVFDTYVPFQKQMKMMEIILYLYKKSKLLIDMNIPMSVLIKEPIFEKVISIKYNVGNDEPEKLDGYFKEIDEFYDHVYKNY
- a CDS encoding V-type ATP synthase subunit E encodes the protein MNVKEKIEAFGKIVEKEAEEQRIKILKEIEEKIKIGYREKVNEAKAVWDKKTKAEAYKVEMQENKELIVYESESKKKLMAKRRDIIESVFSRVQTELYQYRSTPEYISYLAENIKSVMDTDPDSIIYLIKEDMKLAPEINAKLNANLSYKESEENFIGGFKAYSNRKNIVIDNSFLTKLNAEKEKFNPFTSIEP
- a CDS encoding V-type ATP synthase subunit F; amino-acid sequence: MRMFLISDNVDTRTGMRLVGVDGVVVHEKEGLKEEINKVMNQKDIGILLINEKLAGQFPDMIDEIKLTRKLPLVVIIPDRHGTGRNADFISEYIRKAIGVKL
- a CDS encoding ATP synthase subunit C, which codes for MVVKILFVLLILSITIPFGAYFIGKREQSNFKMSLLTNVISFFGILVFSTVYMFSTSALAAETTATAASSVQGMAYLAAALVTGLCTIGTGIATGQAAAAALGALSENEKIMGKALIFVALAEGIAIYGLLISFTILGRV
- a CDS encoding V-type ATP synthase subunit I; this translates as MIEKMKYVNIMGGMNDIDRVIENYISNYEIQLEYTLKEVVNTSRLEPCYEQNPYSKYLEKAEKFANIIGMEKDHAAKSMEKEAALEILNKVSEFFDKRDESLKELEQRTEKLSILQEDLEPFKEMDFNINNLRDFRFIKYRFGRMPIGNFKQFESYVYSQKDILFVEGKRTENHIYGAYFVPITSKDRIDTLLSSLNFERTHIPFEIENMEINATPYGAYEMLSAKIKQLKEEISKQQGETIFALGINKQDIIDAYCTIKDLFQNYEIRKYAAKMHNGFYIFVGWMPEKQANKLSEVLNDDRKVIFIIEDEAGSVRSIPPTKLANFSLFKPFEFFVRTYGVPKYTEMDPTPFVAITYFFLFGMMFGDLGQGAVLSLLGLYLYKSKKLELGAIMGLIGLSSMFFGLMYGSVFGIEHLIPALWMRPFENMMDILVIAVGLGVGLIFIAMIFNMINAIKEKDLPRLLLGPNGLTGLIFYGAVIGIVISFVRGATTIATWLIVLFIVIPLILIAFREPIGDFLKKKKRESAHGSGPMFLLETVIELFEVLLTYFTNTVSFVRVGAFALSHAGMMSVVLLMAENGAGNYNLFVMILGNILVMGMEGLVVGIQVLRIEFYELFSRYYEGGGREFKATSKNNI
- a CDS encoding V-type ATPase subunit, which encodes MDYSGINAKVKAMKGRLLDYSDYYELASLKSVESVGMKLRENMAYTEFMDSVLAQADHSRHIFEQKLLIIPVNDYYKIYRFIPDFNIKRYLKTLALKKEMLLIKLIFCSLYDERNITYSKDELEYISKFDLNFDVTKLIVSKNARELIDNLKGTEFYDILDGIYTEGISIFDLEMSLDFYYYNRLWRDKNKYLKGRNKSIMTDITGTEIDMQNIIWIYRLKKYYQIKSNDIFKYLIPIHYRLSGDSISKLVEAPNMNILYDYILNTPYGYAFKDESDLTRCYNNVMYKAYERYMTQQNSIAQITDFLHRKQIETENIISLIEGVRYSLSPDEIMKYLHLASV